The Magnetospirillum sp. genome includes a region encoding these proteins:
- the truB gene encoding tRNA pseudouridine(55) synthase TruB: MSSTKRDKIDGWVLLDKPLGLSSTQALGRVRRVFNAAKGGHAGTLDPLATGVLPMAFGEATKTLPYLVDGDKEYEFAVRWGEATATDDREGAVVATSDIRPTDTQIAGVLERFVGQIDQTPPVYSAIKIDGERAYARARAGEDVAMESRKVLIHKLEYLGAPDADTARFRVASGKGMYVRSLGRDLALALGTCAHVTELRRTAVGRFRLDASISLEKLEGFGHSPARFGVLAPVETVLDDIPALAVTVEQAAALRRGQALRDPRVEPSPLEAPVLVVFCDGKLVALAASDGATLRPTRVFNL, from the coding sequence GTGAGCAGCACCAAGCGCGACAAGATCGACGGCTGGGTCTTGCTCGACAAACCGCTCGGCCTGTCTTCGACCCAAGCGCTCGGCCGCGTGCGGCGCGTGTTCAACGCGGCCAAAGGTGGGCATGCCGGCACGCTCGATCCGCTGGCCACGGGTGTGTTGCCGATGGCATTCGGCGAGGCCACCAAGACGCTGCCCTATCTCGTGGACGGCGACAAAGAATACGAATTTGCCGTGCGTTGGGGCGAGGCGACGGCGACCGACGACCGCGAAGGGGCGGTCGTGGCGACCTCCGATATTCGCCCGACGGACACCCAGATTGCGGGCGTTCTGGAGCGATTTGTCGGCCAAATCGACCAGACCCCGCCGGTCTATTCGGCCATCAAGATCGACGGCGAACGCGCCTATGCGCGCGCAAGGGCCGGCGAAGACGTTGCGATGGAATCGCGCAAGGTCTTGATCCACAAGCTTGAATATCTGGGGGCCCCGGATGCCGATACCGCTCGCTTCCGGGTCGCCAGCGGCAAGGGCATGTATGTGCGCAGCCTCGGCCGCGACCTCGCATTGGCGCTTGGCACGTGCGCGCATGTGACGGAATTGCGGCGTACGGCCGTCGGCCGATTTCGCCTCGATGCCTCGATTTCCCTGGAAAAACTGGAGGGTTTTGGGCATAGTCCCGCCCGCTTTGGGGTCCTCGCCCCGGTTGAGACCGTGCTGGACGACATCCCGGCTCTGGCCGTGACCGTGGAACAAGCCGCCGCCCTTCGAAGGGGCCAGGCTTTGCGAGACCCCCGCGTGGAACCATCCCCGCTCGAGGCGCCCGTGCTTGTCGTCTTTTGCGACGGCAAGCTGGTCGCACTTGCAGCGTCCGACGGTGCGACTTTGCGCCCCACGCGTGTCTTCAACCTCTAG
- the rbfA gene encoding 30S ribosome-binding factor RbfA translates to MKRDGHSSEGASQRQLRVGEALRRALIEVLRDGHFRDPDLQDTLNITIGEVRVAPDLKHATAFVTTLGSVGAEPTIAALGRARAYIRGEIARRVDLRMAPEWHFQRDTSFDYAERIDRALRDPKVAADISPPPPEKPARKRAAKKKA, encoded by the coding sequence ATGAAACGCGACGGACATTCGAGTGAAGGGGCATCGCAGCGCCAATTGCGCGTGGGCGAAGCTTTGCGCCGCGCCCTTATCGAGGTGCTGCGCGACGGGCATTTCCGCGATCCCGATCTGCAGGACACGCTCAACATCACGATCGGCGAGGTGCGTGTGGCCCCCGATCTCAAACACGCAACCGCCTTCGTGACCACGCTCGGCAGCGTGGGTGCGGAGCCCACCATTGCGGCCCTCGGACGGGCACGCGCCTATATCCGCGGCGAGATCGCACGGCGTGTGGATCTGCGCATGGCGCCCGAATGGCATTTCCAGCGCGATACGTCGTTCGACTATGCCGAGCGCATCGACCGCGCCTTGCGCGATCCCAAGGTCGCTGCCGACATATCGCCGCCGCCGCCGGAAAAACCGGCGCGCAAGCGGGCGGCCAAGAAAAAAGCGTGA
- a CDS encoding oxidoreductase, with product MFRALVLDKLDGKVAASVKSLDEASLPEGEVTVAVAYSSLNYKDGLAIADKGKIVRSFPMVPGVDWAGTVESSAHAAFKPGDRVILTGWGVGENYWGGMAQKARAQAAWLVKLPAGTDEKWAMGMGTAGLTAMMAVHALEAAGLRRDREILVTGAAGGVGSVAVALLAKLGHKVAASTGRRQLEPYLRSLGAASIVDRAELAAPSKPLLTERWGGAIDSVGGTTLASVLAGCARRAAVAACGLAGSADLPTTVMPFILRGVKLIGIDSVLCPLPEREAAWRKLAALLPDGLPGEGLSICGLEDLPKLAEAIVAGQIQGRVVVDVRR from the coding sequence ATGTTTCGCGCACTCGTGCTCGACAAACTGGATGGCAAGGTCGCAGCGTCGGTCAAATCGCTCGACGAGGCGTCGTTGCCCGAGGGCGAGGTCACGGTTGCCGTCGCCTACTCCTCGCTCAACTACAAAGACGGGCTCGCGATCGCCGACAAGGGCAAGATCGTGCGCAGCTTCCCGATGGTGCCGGGCGTGGATTGGGCTGGCACGGTCGAAAGCTCGGCCCATGCCGCGTTCAAACCGGGCGACCGCGTGATCCTGACCGGTTGGGGTGTCGGCGAAAACTACTGGGGCGGCATGGCGCAAAAAGCGCGCGCGCAAGCGGCCTGGCTGGTGAAATTGCCGGCCGGTACGGACGAAAAATGGGCGATGGGCATGGGCACGGCCGGCCTCACCGCGATGATGGCGGTGCATGCACTCGAAGCCGCAGGCCTGCGCCGCGACCGCGAAATTCTGGTGACCGGAGCGGCGGGCGGCGTGGGCTCGGTCGCGGTCGCCTTGCTCGCCAAGCTCGGCCACAAGGTTGCCGCCTCCACCGGCCGCCGCCAGCTCGAGCCTTATTTGCGCAGCCTTGGTGCGGCAAGCATCGTCGATCGCGCCGAACTGGCCGCCCCCTCGAAGCCGCTTTTGACCGAGCGCTGGGGCGGGGCGATCGATTCGGTCGGCGGAACGACGCTTGCGAGCGTGCTCGCCGGCTGCGCACGCCGTGCCGCCGTTGCCGCCTGCGGTCTTGCGGGTTCGGCCGATCTGCCGACGACGGTGATGCCGTTCATCCTGCGCGGCGTCAAACTGATCGGCATCGACTCTGTGTTGTGCCCGCTGCCTGAGCGCGAAGCTGCGTGGCGCAAATTGGCGGCGCTGCTGCCCGACGGCCTGCCCGGCGAAGGGCTTTCCATCTGCGGGCTCGAGGATCTGCCGAAGCTCGCCGAGGCCATCGTCGCGGGCCAAATCCAAGGCCGCGTCGTCGTCGACGTGCGGCGGTAG
- a CDS encoding adenylate/guanylate cyclase domain-containing protein, which yields MDRISDWLVAEGPHVADMGALLSGLAERLLAGGVPVARMAAMIETLHPRFIGAMRVWEPDGDVRLRRLTFDDPRVVAAPKRFTIDELQETGDWVEFKLDDPRIDDYDLLPQLAQEGHTHYLLMPLKFREGPLQGLSFSTKQPGGFTGAQSRAIRSLQPSLSLTANVIATHTMWREVLKAYVGEVPGDLILQGAIRRADVRRVEAALIMTDMRGFTRLANASTPEATVATLNAYLDDVVPAIAAAGGEILKFIGDGVLATVPFDTTANAAAACAAALAAAQAIRHAASNVGTALHVGEVAFGNIGAGDRLDFTIIGRDVNLLARIEKICGEFHEDIVMSQAFAALCGAPTRLVTHFTPKGFDGEVAVFAPA from the coding sequence ATGGATCGCATTTCCGACTGGCTGGTCGCCGAGGGGCCGCATGTGGCGGACATGGGCGCGTTGCTGAGCGGCCTCGCCGAGCGGCTGCTGGCGGGTGGGGTTCCCGTGGCGCGCATGGCGGCCATGATTGAAACGCTGCATCCGCGCTTCATCGGCGCCATGCGCGTTTGGGAGCCGGACGGCGACGTGCGACTGCGCCGCTTGACGTTCGACGATCCGCGGGTCGTTGCCGCACCCAAACGCTTCACGATCGACGAATTGCAGGAAACCGGCGACTGGGTCGAGTTCAAGCTCGACGATCCGCGTATCGACGACTACGACCTGCTGCCGCAGCTCGCACAGGAAGGCCACACGCATTACTTACTGATGCCGCTCAAATTCCGCGAAGGCCCGCTGCAGGGCCTGTCGTTTTCGACCAAACAGCCGGGCGGCTTCACGGGCGCGCAAAGCCGCGCGATCCGCAGCCTGCAGCCGAGCCTTTCCCTGACCGCCAACGTGATCGCCACCCACACGATGTGGCGCGAGGTGCTGAAGGCCTATGTCGGCGAAGTGCCGGGCGACTTGATCCTGCAAGGGGCGATAAGGCGCGCCGACGTGCGCCGCGTGGAAGCCGCTTTGATCATGACCGACATGCGCGGCTTCACGCGGCTTGCCAATGCGAGCACGCCCGAAGCGACGGTTGCCACCCTCAACGCCTATCTCGACGATGTGGTGCCCGCGATCGCGGCGGCGGGCGGCGAGATTCTCAAATTCATCGGCGACGGCGTGCTGGCGACGGTCCCTTTCGACACGACGGCGAATGCCGCGGCCGCGTGCGCGGCGGCGCTGGCGGCTGCACAGGCGATCCGCCACGCGGCCTCCAATGTCGGCACTGCGCTGCATGTGGGCGAGGTTGCGTTCGGCAATATCGGGGCGGGCGACCGGCTCGATTTCACGATCATCGGGCGCGACGTCAATCTGCTCGCGCGCATCGAAAAAATCTGCGGCGAATTCCACGAAGACATCGTGATGTCGCAGGCTTTTGCCGCTTTGTGCGGTGCGCCCACGCGCCTCGTCACGCACTTCACGCCTAAAGGCTTCGACGGCGAAGTAGCCGTGTTTGCGCCGGCCTGA
- a CDS encoding YncE family protein, with protein sequence MANALGHLIVSGRWDDNVAIVDVAAALRAENDGTPNAVLARPRATPDVDTDGDGKPDAKASGQPVSIAVDAQSRFAYVVNHSGGATPAGAAGYQHGHPGLVGVVDLKAARDKANDGTLGAIAEFVPTGRTGPVGCAITPDGRTLLVNCGEAEGSEDGGDEITAIDVATRKVVRRIPLAEMPGHPAPGPSKHDSPHPSFGRYPNPTGLGISALQGGLVFVANGGFSDVSVLSLEAAMAGEKRPEIGRVAIETGPFGLAVSPDGRLVAVAARESMSHAYEGRTVSIIDVARAAAGGKDAEVARVRVGSDDPNEATRPFAVAFAPDGKRVVATCFRSNTISLIDVDDAIAGRSAETLRLYPRTPTGALARPRGIAIAGGRYACVIGGAKAGPGSSLVWFLDLESGKIVSCTTGVGNESYMLAAF encoded by the coding sequence ATGGCGAACGCACTGGGCCATCTGATCGTCAGCGGCCGTTGGGACGACAATGTCGCGATCGTCGACGTGGCGGCAGCTTTGCGCGCCGAAAACGACGGCACGCCCAATGCCGTGCTCGCACGGCCGCGCGCCACGCCCGACGTCGATACCGACGGCGACGGCAAGCCCGACGCCAAAGCAAGCGGCCAGCCCGTGTCGATCGCGGTCGACGCGCAGAGCCGTTTTGCCTATGTCGTCAACCATTCGGGGGGCGCGACGCCGGCGGGTGCGGCCGGCTATCAGCATGGCCATCCTGGCCTCGTTGGGGTTGTCGATCTCAAAGCCGCGCGCGACAAGGCAAACGACGGCACGCTGGGGGCGATCGCGGAATTCGTGCCGACCGGCCGCACCGGCCCCGTCGGCTGCGCGATCACGCCCGACGGGCGCACGCTGCTCGTCAATTGCGGCGAAGCCGAAGGCAGCGAAGACGGCGGCGACGAGATCACGGCGATCGACGTCGCCACGCGCAAGGTCGTGCGGCGCATCCCGCTGGCCGAAATGCCGGGCCATCCGGCCCCAGGCCCCAGCAAACACGACAGCCCGCATCCGAGCTTCGGGCGCTATCCCAATCCCACGGGTCTCGGCATCTCGGCCTTGCAGGGCGGGCTCGTATTCGTCGCCAATGGCGGCTTCAGCGATGTGTCGGTGCTGTCGCTCGAGGCGGCCATGGCAGGCGAAAAGCGTCCCGAGATTGGCCGCGTCGCGATCGAAACTGGACCTTTTGGCCTTGCCGTCAGCCCGGACGGACGGCTGGTCGCGGTTGCGGCGCGCGAAAGCATGTCGCATGCCTACGAGGGACGTACGGTCTCGATCATCGACGTCGCGCGTGCTGCCGCCGGCGGCAAGGACGCGGAGGTCGCACGCGTGCGCGTGGGCAGCGACGATCCCAACGAAGCTACGCGCCCGTTCGCCGTCGCGTTTGCGCCCGACGGCAAGCGCGTCGTCGCGACGTGCTTTCGTTCCAACACGATTTCGCTGATCGACGTCGACGACGCGATCGCGGGCCGCTCGGCCGAAACGCTGCGGCTCTATCCGCGCACGCCGACGGGTGCGCTCGCGCGTCCGCGCGGCATTGCCATCGCAGGCGGGCGCTATGCCTGCGTGATCGGCGGCGCCAAAGCGGGTCCAGGCAGCAGCCTTGTTTGGTTCCTCGATCTCGAAAGCGGAAAAATCGTTTCGTGCACGACCGGCGTGGGCAACGAGAGCTACATGCTGGCTGCATTCTAA
- a CDS encoding tripartite tricarboxylate transporter substrate binding protein, with product MMPTRRSLLKTAAALPLATGSFAAFAQTPWVPTREVEFVVPFAVGGGADLLARIVHKIIQDEKLVPVPIALNNRPGGGGATGLGYVTARKIGDPHTIILVNGTTQITPILNPAAKTLSEVRPVMNVMLDDFLLFVRGDAPWKTAAEFVADAKTKPAKSLAFATGGTTDIMAITVFAKASGAEYNALNFNSGGEALTQLLGGHVQACMGNPLEFMGHLQSKAVRALGVFRDNRFAALPDVPTMKEQGIAAPNFQMWRGMAVPRGTADAPSLYWEGVFAKVVATPAFKAYIAENIASEAPIPGAAFARFLADQEKLYRDLLGKPA from the coding sequence ATGATGCCGACCCGCCGTTCCTTGCTGAAGACCGCCGCCGCATTGCCGCTGGCGACGGGCAGTTTCGCAGCCTTCGCGCAGACACCGTGGGTGCCCACGCGCGAGGTCGAGTTCGTCGTACCCTTCGCCGTCGGCGGCGGGGCCGATCTGCTCGCGCGCATCGTCCACAAGATCATCCAGGACGAAAAGCTGGTGCCTGTGCCGATCGCTCTCAACAACCGTCCGGGCGGCGGCGGGGCCACGGGGCTCGGCTACGTGACCGCGCGCAAGATCGGCGATCCGCACACGATCATCCTGGTCAACGGCACGACGCAGATCACGCCGATCCTGAACCCGGCCGCCAAGACGCTGTCCGAAGTGCGTCCGGTCATGAACGTGATGCTCGACGACTTCCTGCTGTTCGTTCGCGGCGATGCACCCTGGAAGACGGCCGCCGAATTCGTCGCCGACGCGAAGACGAAACCGGCCAAGAGCCTCGCCTTCGCGACCGGCGGCACCACCGACATCATGGCGATCACGGTCTTCGCCAAGGCGTCGGGTGCGGAATACAACGCGCTCAACTTCAACAGCGGCGGCGAAGCGCTGACCCAGCTGCTCGGCGGGCACGTGCAAGCCTGCATGGGCAATCCGCTCGAGTTCATGGGCCATCTGCAGTCGAAGGCCGTGCGCGCCCTCGGCGTGTTCCGCGACAACCGGTTCGCGGCCCTGCCCGACGTGCCGACCATGAAAGAGCAGGGTATCGCCGCCCCCAATTTCCAAATGTGGCGCGGCATGGCTGTGCCGCGCGGCACGGCCGACGCGCCGTCGCTCTACTGGGAGGGCGTGTTCGCCAAGGTCGTCGCCACGCCGGCCTTCAAGGCCTACATCGCCGAGAACATCGCGTCCGAAGCGCCGATTCCGGGTGCGGCGTTCGCGAGGTTCCTGGCCGACCAGGAGAAGCTCTATCGCGACCTTCTCGGCAAGCCGGCCTGA
- a CDS encoding tripartite tricarboxylate transporter TctB family protein → MDLLRAKGGEIALSLFFVATGAFWIAVAAGMPLWDGFAPATGLLPLVFGALLIILAVAATLVDVVWASSATPDRAPVGRALMVLLAVAAGVAGIETAGFFASMFVTMLFLFRVAEKRPMLSSLLASAGTALFLTLVFRTWLGVPLPAGPWGF, encoded by the coding sequence ATGGACCTGTTGCGCGCGAAGGGCGGCGAAATTGCCCTGAGTCTGTTCTTCGTCGCAACGGGCGCGTTCTGGATCGCCGTTGCGGCAGGAATGCCGTTGTGGGACGGGTTCGCGCCCGCGACGGGACTCCTGCCGCTGGTATTCGGCGCCCTGCTCATAATCCTTGCCGTCGCGGCGACGCTCGTCGACGTCGTCTGGGCGTCGTCCGCAACGCCGGACCGCGCTCCGGTCGGGCGTGCGCTGATGGTTCTGCTCGCGGTCGCGGCCGGGGTGGCCGGCATCGAGACGGCCGGGTTCTTCGCGTCGATGTTCGTAACGATGCTGTTCTTGTTCCGCGTCGCCGAAAAACGGCCGATGCTTTCGTCGCTGCTTGCTTCGGCGGGCACGGCACTCTTCCTCACGCTTGTTTTCCGCACGTGGCTCGGCGTGCCGCTCCCTGCCGGACCTTGGGGGTTCTAG
- a CDS encoding tripartite tricarboxylate transporter permease: protein MSVVYDLAAGFAGALTPWNLLMCFAGVFAGQIVGALPGIGPAAAIALLLPLTFGADPTSAIILFAGIYYGAQYGGTLTSVLISVPGEPSSVMTSIDGYQMALQGRAGAALGIAAIGSFIAGTLSTIGLMLLAPPMAKAALAFGPPEYFALVVLGLTALAAVGGSVLKGLTTGMFGLLISTIGIDQQTGVARFAFDQIWLLDGVGFIVLSVALFGVGEVLSSAGMATPRPITTVKNLLPSRAEWKQSRMPILRGSVIGFFVGVLPATGATIASFLAYIVEKKVAKDPSRFGKGAIEGVAGPESSNNAAAAGAMVPMLALGVPGSGTTAIILGALIMFGVRPGPELFDKNAALVWTVIASMYIGNVILLVMNLPLAGLFAQLLRVPYSWLYPPILALCVAGVYSQANSIEDVWMLIGFGALGWAMMRYDWPAAPMILGLVLGTIFENALRQSMTLSHGSAAIFFTRPISAVLLACAAAAVLAPFVYKLATSRRTA, encoded by the coding sequence ATGTCGGTCGTCTACGATCTGGCAGCGGGCTTCGCGGGTGCGTTGACGCCTTGGAATCTGCTTATGTGTTTTGCGGGCGTCTTTGCGGGCCAGATCGTCGGCGCGTTGCCCGGCATCGGGCCGGCGGCGGCGATCGCGTTGCTGCTGCCGCTCACTTTCGGCGCCGATCCGACGTCGGCCATCATCCTTTTCGCGGGCATCTATTACGGTGCCCAATATGGCGGCACGCTTACCTCCGTGCTGATCAGCGTGCCGGGCGAACCGTCGAGCGTGATGACCAGCATCGACGGCTACCAGATGGCGCTGCAGGGCCGCGCCGGGGCCGCCCTTGGCATTGCGGCGATCGGCTCGTTCATCGCCGGCACGCTCTCCACGATCGGGCTGATGCTGCTGGCTCCGCCGATGGCCAAGGCCGCCCTCGCCTTCGGCCCGCCCGAGTATTTTGCACTCGTCGTACTCGGCCTCACCGCCCTTGCCGCTGTCGGCGGCTCGGTGCTCAAAGGCCTCACGACCGGCATGTTCGGGCTGCTGATCAGCACGATCGGCATCGACCAGCAGACGGGCGTTGCACGCTTCGCGTTCGACCAGATCTGGCTGCTCGACGGTGTGGGCTTCATCGTGCTGTCGGTGGCCCTGTTCGGCGTCGGCGAAGTGCTTTCGAGTGCGGGCATGGCGACACCGCGCCCGATCACGACGGTCAAGAATCTGCTGCCGTCGCGCGCCGAATGGAAACAGAGCCGCATGCCCATTCTGCGCGGCTCGGTGATCGGCTTCTTCGTCGGCGTGCTGCCCGCCACGGGTGCGACGATCGCGTCGTTCCTTGCCTATATCGTCGAAAAGAAAGTTGCCAAAGACCCCTCGCGCTTTGGCAAAGGGGCGATCGAAGGCGTGGCAGGTCCCGAATCTTCGAACAATGCCGCTGCCGCCGGTGCAATGGTGCCGATGCTGGCCTTGGGTGTGCCCGGCTCGGGCACCACAGCGATCATCCTTGGCGCCCTCATCATGTTTGGCGTGCGTCCCGGACCGGAGCTGTTCGACAAAAACGCCGCACTCGTGTGGACGGTGATTGCCAGCATGTATATCGGCAACGTGATCCTGCTGGTCATGAACCTGCCGCTCGCGGGTCTGTTTGCACAGCTGCTGCGCGTACCCTATTCGTGGCTCTATCCGCCGATCCTCGCCTTGTGCGTCGCGGGCGTCTATTCGCAGGCGAATTCGATCGAAGACGTGTGGATGCTGATCGGCTTCGGCGCGCTCGGCTGGGCCATGATGCGCTACGACTGGCCGGCCGCCCCGATGATCCTGGGCCTCGTGCTGGGCACGATCTTCGAGAACGCATTGCGCCAGTCGATGACACTGTCGCACGGCAGTGCGGCGATCTTCTTCACGCGGCCGATCTCGGCCGTGCTGCTCGCTTGTGCGGCGGCCGCCGTGCTCGCCCCGTTCGTCTACAAGCTCGCGACGTCGCGCCGAACAGCCTGA
- a CDS encoding ABC transporter ATP-binding protein/permease, with the protein MTGEKPAGFAARLWRLTRPYWVSEDRLPACLLFGAVMGLTIGGVYLEVLFNSWNNDFYNALQERDEATFWAQFAVFGWLAALFIGNFVATRYFSLWLQIRWRNWLTKRYIDGWLRARVYYRFQLTGADTDNPDQRIAEDVRLFVATTLGLFVQLVNSVLTLVAFLGILWGLSGDYGFTLFGREISIPGYMVWFALVYSVVGTWLTHKVGKPLVPLNYAQQRVEADFRYGLMRLRENAEQVALYGGEARERRDFLARFAAVVANWRDLMWAGLKLNLFTSLFAQIAIVFPFIVAAPRYFSGSMQLGGLMQTASAFGQVQGALSFFVQAYSQLADWKAVVDRLLDFEAAVAAAEQAERVAPLVHGASQDGHLRLEGVDVALPDGRVLIAAAGVAIAPGARILLTGESGSGKSTLFRVLSGIWPFGRGAVLLPKAARPLFLPQKPYMPIGTLREALLYPHNGGADDATLRATLDAVRLSALGARLDESANWGQTLSPGEQQRLAVARALLAKPDFLFLDEATAAMDDANEAHIYELLDRSLPDAAIVSIGHRPSLRAFHTQFWNVADRRLA; encoded by the coding sequence ATGACGGGCGAAAAACCGGCGGGATTTGCGGCACGGCTGTGGCGCCTCACGCGCCCCTATTGGGTCTCCGAAGACCGGCTGCCGGCCTGCCTGCTGTTCGGTGCGGTGATGGGCCTCACGATCGGCGGGGTCTATCTCGAAGTGCTGTTCAACAGCTGGAACAACGATTTCTACAACGCGCTGCAGGAGCGCGACGAAGCCACCTTCTGGGCGCAGTTCGCCGTGTTCGGCTGGCTTGCCGCCCTCTTCATCGGCAATTTCGTCGCCACGCGCTATTTCAGCCTGTGGCTGCAGATACGCTGGCGCAACTGGCTCACCAAGCGCTACATCGACGGCTGGCTCAGAGCGCGCGTCTACTACCGATTCCAGCTGACAGGCGCCGACACCGACAATCCCGACCAGCGCATCGCCGAAGACGTGCGGCTGTTCGTCGCCACCACGCTCGGGCTGTTCGTGCAACTCGTCAATTCAGTGCTCACGCTGGTCGCGTTTCTCGGCATCTTGTGGGGGCTCTCGGGCGACTACGGCTTCACGCTGTTCGGCCGCGAGATCTCGATACCGGGCTACATGGTGTGGTTCGCGCTCGTCTATTCGGTCGTCGGCACGTGGCTTACCCACAAAGTGGGCAAGCCGCTCGTGCCGCTGAACTACGCCCAGCAGCGCGTGGAAGCCGACTTCCGCTACGGCCTCATGCGCCTGCGCGAAAACGCCGAACAGGTCGCCCTCTACGGCGGCGAGGCGCGCGAGCGGCGCGATTTCCTCGCCCGCTTTGCCGCCGTCGTGGCCAATTGGCGCGATCTCATGTGGGCGGGCCTCAAGCTCAATCTCTTCACGAGCCTGTTCGCGCAAATCGCGATCGTGTTTCCGTTCATCGTCGCGGCACCGCGCTATTTCTCGGGCTCGATGCAATTGGGCGGCCTCATGCAGACGGCTTCGGCCTTCGGCCAGGTGCAGGGTGCCTTGTCCTTCTTCGTGCAAGCCTATTCGCAATTGGCCGACTGGAAGGCCGTTGTCGACCGGCTGCTCGATTTCGAAGCGGCCGTGGCCGCCGCCGAACAGGCGGAGCGGGTCGCACCGCTCGTGCATGGTGCTTCGCAAGACGGCCATTTGCGCCTCGAAGGCGTGGATGTCGCCTTGCCCGACGGGCGCGTGCTGATCGCCGCTGCCGGGGTGGCGATCGCACCGGGTGCGCGCATCCTGCTGACGGGCGAGTCCGGCAGCGGCAAGAGCACGCTGTTTCGCGTGCTGTCGGGCATCTGGCCGTTCGGGCGCGGAGCCGTGCTGTTGCCGAAGGCGGCACGGCCGCTGTTCTTGCCGCAGAAACCCTACATGCCGATCGGCACGCTGCGCGAAGCCTTGCTCTATCCGCACAATGGCGGTGCGGACGACGCAACGTTGCGCGCGACACTCGATGCGGTGCGTCTTTCGGCCCTAGGTGCACGCCTCGACGAATCCGCGAATTGGGGGCAGACACTTTCGCCCGGCGAACAGCAGCGCCTGGCCGTCGCGCGCGCGCTGTTGGCGAAACCCGATTTCCTGTTTCTCGACGAAGCGACCGCCGCGATGGACGACGCCAACGAAGCGCACATCTACGAACTGCTGGACCGCAGCCTGCCGGACGCGGCGATCGTCAGCATCGGCCATCGCCCGTCCTTGCGCGCGTTCCACACGCAGTTCTGGAACGTCGCCGACCGGCGGTTGGCATAG
- a CDS encoding MmcB family DNA repair protein, whose amino-acid sequence MKPRDDLVARQVRRGTLRLLRNLGYVGIAEAGLASGRRADILALDDNGHFAIVEIKSSAADFQSDGKWPEYLEWCDAFAFAVPVDFPDRLIPETAGLIVADAFDGVVRRPLQICAPLAAARRRALTLRFARLAAARLQRFEDPSENSFEDPLERAV is encoded by the coding sequence GTGAAGCCGCGCGACGATCTTGTCGCGCGCCAGGTTCGGCGCGGCACGCTCAGGCTCCTGCGCAATCTCGGCTATGTCGGCATTGCCGAGGCGGGGCTTGCGAGCGGGCGGCGCGCCGATATTCTCGCATTGGACGACAACGGGCACTTCGCGATCGTCGAAATCAAATCGTCGGCCGCCGATTTTCAGTCGGACGGCAAATGGCCCGAATATCTCGAATGGTGCGACGCGTTTGCGTTCGCGGTGCCGGTCGATTTTCCCGACCGTCTGATCCCGGAAACGGCGGGCCTCATCGTCGCCGACGCGTTCGACGGTGTCGTGCGGCGGCCGCTCCAGATCTGCGCGCCGCTCGCTGCGGCGCGGCGGCGCGCCCTTACGCTGCGCTTCGCAAGGCTTGCGGCCGCACGCCTTCAGCGCTTTGAAGACCCGAGCGAAAATTCCTTCGAAGACCCGCTCGAACGCGCGGTCTGA
- the gloB gene encoding hydroxyacylglutathione hydrolase has product MLTVERIPCLQDNYVWLLRSSGGNGVGVVDPAEAAPVEAVLARHGLALTHIFNTHHHGDHVGANLALKAKYGPTIVGPRADQARIPGIDLALADGESYAFDGEIATVLDVPGHTRGHIAFWFAGSAALFCGDTLFALGCGRMFEGTAPQMWMSLAKIRALPDATQVYCAHEYTQSNAKFAVSVDPDNAELRARSATIDRQRLAGEATVPSLLGLEKRTNPFLRADDAGLARRMGLPATQPAAVFGALRAAKDVFR; this is encoded by the coding sequence ATGTTGACGGTCGAGCGAATCCCGTGCCTCCAGGACAATTACGTCTGGCTGCTGCGCAGCAGCGGCGGCAACGGCGTCGGCGTCGTCGATCCGGCCGAAGCGGCCCCGGTCGAGGCGGTTTTGGCGCGGCATGGTCTTGCCTTGACGCATATCTTCAACACGCACCATCACGGCGACCATGTCGGCGCCAATCTGGCGCTGAAAGCGAAATACGGGCCCACGATCGTTGGGCCGCGCGCGGACCAAGCGCGCATTCCCGGCATCGATTTGGCGCTGGCCGACGGCGAGAGCTATGCGTTCGACGGCGAGATCGCCACGGTGCTCGACGTGCCCGGCCATACGCGCGGCCATATTGCATTCTGGTTTGCGGGCAGTGCGGCGCTGTTTTGCGGCGACACGCTGTTCGCACTCGGCTGCGGGCGCATGTTCGAAGGCACGGCGCCGCAAATGTGGATGTCGCTTGCCAAAATCCGCGCCCTTCCCGACGCCACGCAGGTTTACTGCGCGCACGAATATACGCAGAGCAACGCAAAATTTGCGGTCAGCGTCGATCCAGACAATGCCGAACTGCGCGCACGCTCAGCCACGATCGACCGCCAACGTCTGGCGGGCGAAGCGACCGTGCCGTCGCTGCTGGGCCTCGAGAAACGCACCAACCCGTTTTTGCGCGCCGACGATGCGGGTCTCGCACGCCGCATGGGGCTGCCCGCAACGCAGCCGGCCGCCGTCTTCGGCGCCTTGCGCGCCGCCAAGGACGTCTTCCGATGA